The Syngnathus typhle isolate RoL2023-S1 ecotype Sweden linkage group LG1, RoL_Styp_1.0, whole genome shotgun sequence genome includes a window with the following:
- the si:dkey-19b23.7 gene encoding uncharacterized protein si:dkey-19b23.7: protein MSTVSKGEREQRRKLHQFLADLALLGSLQGFKYFQPWLRGKEELLLTVVNEDLGWRSPGFAVSRASSGSVSSTSDICSPSSSSPSIASRAGSPQPGEPRGPAARLPLGDPRSEEHLLPASPSEREMAVPEVNCTLFLVAGYVKYGRPHAWIRSNHERLLSIPGGHSLVRDTPMKLKSIADWQSGGIRVWDVVSELVCLCTMPFPSNPLALDMRYIQSLAVPERFLVTGALLNFLETYAVFGNRDELHYDKVLEEVRPLRHLHVQTLLELQRLKKQDVVGVTRLS, encoded by the exons ATGAGCACAGTCAGC AAAGGAGAGCGGGAGCAGCGGAGGAAGCTGCATCAATTTTTAGCAGACCTGGCCTTACTGGGTTCCTTACAG GGTTTTAAGTACTTCCAGCCTTGGTTGAGAGGGAAagaggagctgctgctgactGTTGTCAATGAAGATCTG GGATGGCGCTCGCCAGGCTTCGCCGTGTCCAGAGCCTCCTCCGGCAGCGTCTCCAGCACCAGCGACATTTGTTCGCCCAGCAGCAGCTCCCCCAGCATAGCCAGCCGGGCGGGCTCCCCCCAGCCCGGAGAGCCCCGGGGCCCGGCGGCCCGACTCCCTCTCGG GGACCCCAGGAGCGAGGAGCATCTACTGCCAGCCTCCCCCAGCGAGCGCGAGATGGCAGTGCCT GAGGTGAACTGCACCCTGTTCTTGGTGGCCGGCTACGTCAAGTACGGGCGCCCGCACGCTTGGATCCGCTCCAACCACGAGCGCCTGCTCAGCATCCCAGGCGGCCACTCCCTGGTCAGGGACACGCCCATGAAGCTCAAGTCCATCGctgattggcagagcggag gtattcGCGTGTGGGACGTGGTCAGCGAGCTGGTGTGTCTCTGCACCATGCCCTTCCCCTCCAATCCGTTGGCTCTGGACATGCGCTACATCCAAAGTCTCGCCGTGCCGGAGCGCTTCCTGGTCACCGGAGCCCTCCTCAACTTCCTAGAGACGTACGCCGTCTTTGGCAACCGCGACGAGCTGCACTACGACAAAG TGCTGGAGGAAGTGCGGCCTCTGCGCCATCTGCACGTCCAAACCCTTCTGGAGCTACAGCGGCTGAAAAAGCAGGACGTGGTCGGCGTGACGCGGCTTTCGTGA
- the smim20 gene encoding small integral membrane protein 20 isoform X2 has translation MSKNHKTVLIFGGFITAVAAAFYPIFYYPLTHKNEYSGGSPPPLQEKSRRRIAQESNRPTCSPLV, from the exons ATGTCCAAAAACCACAAAACAGTGTTGATTTTTGGAGGATTCATAACAGCCGTCGCTGCTGCGTTCTACCCCATCTTCTACTACCCGCTCACTCACAAAAATGAGTACA GTGGTGGGTCACCCCCTCCACTTCAGGAGAAGTCCAGAAGACGAATCGCTCAGGAATCGAACAGGCCGACGTGCAGCCCCTTG GTGTGA
- the si:dkey-19b23.8 gene encoding uncharacterized protein si:dkey-19b23.8, which translates to MSAGPFHLMQSLKKSPAALRRHFRRDRTESLSHGDPLFKVHYLGTEKIFSLDREQARDAIGRLLAGGAGAKKLSKDHALVVRPRYVEVKELSTGRQLAKTYLQDIAYCAADAERPNLFLYICKHQGQQLQCRVFWCKRAERARDMTDCLARSFQRALSECQREGSPSAHAAVAKSYTLPAALGKVRWRKSLSRSPLRARGSVSDSWS; encoded by the exons ATGTCGGCGGGCCCCTTCCACCTCATGCAGAGCCTGAAGAAGTCGCCGGCCGCGCTGCGCCGCCACTTCCGCCGCGACCGCACCGAGTCGCTGTCCCACGGCGACCCGCTCTTTAAGGTCCACTACCTGGGCACGGAGAAGATCTTCTCCCTGGATCGGGAGCAGGCGCGGGACGCCATCGGCCGCCTGCTGGCGGGCGGGGCCGGCGCCAAGAAGCTGAGCAAAGACCACGCGCTGGTGGTGCGGCCCCGCTACGTGGAGGTCAAGGAGCTCAGCACGGGTCGGCAGCTGGCCAAGACGTACCTGCAGGACATCGCGTACTGCGCCGCCGACGCCGAGCGCCCCAACCTCTTCCTGTACATCTGCAAGCACCAGGGCCAGCAGCTGCAGTGCCGCGTCTTCTGGTGCAAGCGGGCCGAGCGGGCGCGGGACATGACGGACTGCCTGGCGCGCTCCTTCCAGCGTGCGCTGAGCGAGTGCCAGAGGGAAGGCTCGCCGAGCGCCCACGCCGCCGTCGCCAAAAGCTACACGCTACCTGCCGCCCTGGGCAAAG TCCGCTGGCGGAAAAGCCTGTCCCGAAGCCCTCTCCGAGCCCGAGGCTCCGTCTCCGACAGCTGGAGCTGA
- the smim20 gene encoding small integral membrane protein 20 isoform X1, with the protein MSKNHKTVLIFGGFITAVAAAFYPIFYYPLTHKNEYREVQKTNRSGIEQADVQPLGVKIWSDPFKK; encoded by the exons ATGTCCAAAAACCACAAAACAGTGTTGATTTTTGGAGGATTCATAACAGCCGTCGCTGCTGCGTTCTACCCCATCTTCTACTACCCGCTCACTCACAAAAATGAGTACA GAGAAGTCCAGAAGACGAATCGCTCAGGAATCGAACAGGCCGACGTGCAGCCCCTTG GTGTGAAAATATGGTCCGATCCGTTCAAGAAGTGA